A window of the Betaproteobacteria bacterium genome harbors these coding sequences:
- a CDS encoding oxygen-independent coproporphyrinogen III oxidase-like protein, producing the protein MPEIAVPVSGGAAGIRFAVLPPLSVYVHVPWCVRKCPYCDFNSHEVKEALPERDYVAALTTDLESALPQVWGRKVYTVFFGGGTPSLLSARAIDDVLAAIRARLPVAPDAEVTLEANPGTFEAEKFAAYRAAGVNRLSIGIQSFEPRQLRALGRIHDDREARRAIEIAQASFDNFNLDVMYGLPHQTLAEARTDIETAAACGAPHLSAYHLAIEPNTYFHRFPPPLPADDVAADMQEMIEGVLASQGYRNYETSAFARPGSECRHNLNYWRFGDYLGIGAGAHSKISLPNRVLREARVRHPRAYMAAVGRGRHVDVAQEVVPRELPFEFVMNALRLSSGFPLRLFEERTGLPLAVVLPGLDVAEARGFIVRDHERAVPTPLGRRFLNDALQIFLASPEPSTRPSPSRATLPSVSRCVRD; encoded by the coding sequence ATGCCTGAGATTGCCGTCCCCGTCTCAGGTGGCGCGGCGGGGATCCGCTTTGCCGTGCTGCCGCCGCTCTCGGTGTACGTGCACGTGCCGTGGTGCGTGCGCAAGTGTCCGTATTGCGATTTCAACAGCCACGAAGTCAAGGAGGCCCTGCCGGAGCGGGACTACGTCGCAGCCCTGACGACGGACCTGGAAAGCGCCCTGCCGCAGGTGTGGGGCCGCAAGGTGTACACGGTGTTCTTCGGCGGCGGCACGCCGAGTCTTCTGTCGGCCCGTGCGATAGACGATGTGCTCGCCGCAATCCGCGCACGGCTGCCCGTAGCCCCCGATGCCGAAGTGACGCTGGAGGCCAACCCCGGGACCTTCGAAGCGGAAAAGTTTGCCGCCTACCGTGCGGCGGGCGTCAATCGCCTTTCCATCGGCATCCAGAGCTTCGAGCCGCGACAGCTGCGGGCGCTCGGCCGTATCCACGACGATCGCGAGGCGCGTCGCGCCATCGAGATCGCGCAGGCGAGCTTCGACAATTTCAATCTCGACGTAATGTACGGTCTGCCCCACCAGACGCTGGCGGAGGCGCGCACCGACATCGAGACGGCGGCGGCCTGCGGGGCTCCGCACTTGTCCGCGTACCATCTTGCGATCGAGCCGAACACCTACTTCCATCGCTTCCCGCCGCCGCTGCCTGCCGACGACGTTGCGGCGGACATGCAGGAGATGATCGAGGGCGTCCTCGCGTCGCAAGGCTACCGAAACTACGAGACGTCCGCGTTTGCGCGTCCTGGCAGCGAATGCCGCCACAACCTGAATTACTGGCGCTTCGGCGACTATCTGGGCATCGGCGCCGGCGCGCACAGCAAGATCTCGCTGCCGAACCGCGTTCTGCGCGAGGCGCGGGTGCGGCATCCACGCGCCTACATGGCAGCGGTCGGGCGGGGCCGACACGTCGATGTCGCGCAGGAGGTGGTGCCCCGCGAACTGCCCTTCGAATTCGTGATGAACGCGCTTCGCTTGAGCAGCGGATTTCCGCTGCGCTTGTTCGAGGAACGCACGGGGCTGCCACTGGCGGTCGTGCTACCGGGGCTAGACGTCGCCGAGGCTCGCGGGTTCATCGTGCGGGATCACGAGCGCGCCGTGCCGACCCCGCTCGGTCGCCGGTTCCTGAACGACGCGCTGCAGATCTTCCTGGCGTCACCCGAGCCGTCTACTCGACCATCCCCTTCTCGCGCAACTTTGCCCTCAGTTTCTCGATGCGTTCGCGATTGA
- the thiS gene encoding sulfur carrier protein ThiS, with protein sequence MIAITINGEPREFDAVMSVSQLLEQLELTGKKIALERNGEIVPRSQFGEQRLADGDRIEIVVAVGGG encoded by the coding sequence GTGATCGCCATTACCATCAATGGAGAGCCGCGCGAATTCGACGCGGTCATGAGCGTGAGCCAGTTGCTGGAGCAGCTGGAGCTCACCGGCAAGAAGATCGCCCTCGAGCGCAATGGCGAGATCGTCCCACGCAGCCAGTTCGGTGAGCAGCGGCTCGCCGATGGCGATCGCATCGAGATCGTGGTGGCGGTGGGCGGCGGCTGA
- a CDS encoding thiazole synthase yields the protein MDPLVIAGRTYTSRLLVGTGKYKDFDETRRAVDASGAEIVTVAIRRTNIGQNANEPSLLEALPPSKYTILPNTAGCYSAEEAVRTLRLARELLDGHTLVKLEVLGDPRTLFPDVVETLKAAKTLVSEGFDVMVYTSDDPIVAKALADVGCCAIMPLASLIGSGMGILNPWNLEIIIENTNVPVLVDAGVGTASDAAVAMELGCDGVLMNTAIAAAKDPVLMASAMKKAVEAGREAYRAGRMPRKLYAAAPSSPTAGLISPASRAA from the coding sequence ATGGATCCGCTCGTGATCGCCGGTCGCACTTACACGTCACGCCTGCTCGTCGGCACAGGCAAGTACAAGGATTTCGACGAGACCCGCCGCGCCGTGGACGCGAGCGGCGCAGAGATCGTCACCGTCGCCATCCGCCGCACCAACATCGGGCAGAACGCCAACGAGCCGAGCCTGCTCGAAGCCTTGCCACCCTCGAAGTACACGATTCTGCCGAACACCGCGGGCTGTTACTCGGCGGAGGAGGCGGTGCGGACCCTGCGGCTCGCGCGTGAGCTGCTGGACGGGCACACGCTCGTGAAGCTCGAAGTGCTGGGCGACCCGAGGACGCTCTTCCCGGATGTCGTCGAAACCCTGAAGGCGGCGAAAACGCTGGTGTCGGAAGGCTTCGACGTGATGGTGTATACCTCCGACGACCCGATCGTGGCCAAGGCACTGGCGGACGTCGGCTGCTGCGCCATCATGCCTCTCGCATCACTCATCGGCTCCGGCATGGGCATCCTGAACCCGTGGAACCTTGAGATCATCATCGAGAACACAAACGTCCCTGTGCTCGTCGATGCCGGTGTGGGCACCGCGTCCGATGCCGCCGTCGCCATGGAGCTCGGCTGCGATGGCGTTCTGATGAACACGGCGATTGCTGCGGCGAAGGACCCAGTGCTCATGGCCTCGGCGATGAAGAAGGCGGTGGAGGCCGGCCGCGAGGCCTATCGCGCAGGCCGCATGCCGAGAAAGCTCTACGCGGCAGCGCCAAGCAGCCCGACTGCCGGGTTGATCTCGCCGGCGTCCAGGGCGGCCTGA
- a CDS encoding glucan biosynthesis protein G: MLLTLLFVQGAHAFGFADVAQQAKQLAAAPFKKSEGTPLPKELQGLTYDRYRDIRYKPVDAWWRGSKLPFELEFFHRGFYFDQPVTINEIVGGRVREIKYSPDLFDFGGNKVDRQKLQGMGFAGFRVHYPVNTPKHKDEVLVFLGASYFRAIGKGQVYGLSARALAVDTALISGEEFPRFVEFWIEQPAANARELTIYGLLDSKRVTGAYRFLVRPGVETVVDVKAQIYLREHVAKLGLAPLSSMFSFGENQKSSTDDYRPEVHDSDGLLIQSGTGEWIWRPLTNPKRLLVTSFTLDNPLGYGLMQRDRDFTGYEDLEAHYERRPSAWVEPKGKWGTGRVELVQIPSPDETNDNIVAFWAPETAPVPRKPFDFEYRILWQKDSETRPPLAWVTQTRRGRGYTRNPDSSIGLVIDFEGPALRKLPTDATLSGNVTADSNGEIVEKVVHRNDVTGGWRMVLRVKRLDDSKPVEIRAFLKGDANTVSETWSYILPPD, from the coding sequence ATGCTGCTGACGCTGCTCTTTGTGCAAGGCGCGCACGCCTTCGGCTTCGCGGACGTTGCACAGCAAGCGAAACAACTGGCGGCCGCGCCCTTCAAGAAATCCGAAGGCACGCCACTGCCGAAGGAGTTGCAGGGGCTTACGTACGATCGCTATCGAGACATCCGTTACAAACCGGTCGACGCCTGGTGGCGAGGCTCCAAACTGCCGTTCGAACTCGAGTTCTTTCACCGCGGTTTTTATTTCGATCAACCGGTGACGATCAACGAGATCGTCGGCGGACGCGTCCGCGAGATCAAGTACAGTCCGGACCTGTTCGACTTCGGCGGCAACAAGGTGGATCGGCAGAAGTTGCAGGGAATGGGCTTCGCCGGCTTCCGCGTGCATTACCCGGTGAATACGCCGAAGCACAAGGATGAAGTCCTGGTGTTCCTGGGAGCAAGCTACTTCCGCGCAATCGGAAAGGGTCAGGTCTACGGGCTTTCCGCGCGCGCGCTCGCCGTAGACACGGCGCTGATCTCCGGTGAGGAGTTCCCTCGTTTCGTCGAGTTCTGGATCGAACAGCCCGCGGCCAATGCGCGCGAACTCACGATATATGGTCTTCTCGATTCGAAGCGCGTAACGGGCGCCTATCGATTTCTGGTAAGGCCCGGCGTCGAAACCGTCGTCGACGTCAAGGCGCAGATTTACCTGCGCGAGCATGTGGCCAAGCTCGGGCTCGCGCCGCTGAGCAGCATGTTCTCCTTCGGCGAGAACCAGAAGTCGAGCACCGATGACTATCGCCCGGAAGTCCACGATTCCGACGGGCTGCTGATTCAGTCCGGTACCGGAGAGTGGATCTGGCGACCGCTCACCAACCCGAAGCGATTGCTGGTCACTTCATTCACGCTCGACAATCCGTTGGGTTACGGCCTCATGCAGCGCGACCGTGACTTCACTGGCTACGAGGATCTGGAGGCGCACTACGAACGACGGCCGAGCGCGTGGGTCGAACCGAAAGGGAAGTGGGGCACCGGCCGCGTTGAACTCGTGCAGATTCCGTCGCCGGACGAAACCAATGACAACATCGTGGCATTCTGGGCGCCGGAGACGGCCCCCGTGCCCCGAAAGCCGTTCGATTTCGAATACCGCATCCTGTGGCAGAAGGACTCGGAGACGCGTCCACCGCTCGCATGGGTCACCCAGACCCGTCGCGGACGCGGATACACCCGTAATCCCGACTCGAGCATCGGTCTCGTCATCGACTTCGAAGGCCCTGCACTGAGAAAGCTACCGACCGACGCAACACTGTCCGGCAATGTCACGGCCGATTCGAACGGTGAGATCGTCGAGAAGGTCGTTCATCGAAACGACGTCACCGGGGGATGGCGCATGGTGCTTCGTGTCAAGCGGCTCGACGATTCGAAGCCAGTCGAGATTCGTGCGTTCCTCAAAGGGGACGCCAATACGGTATCCGAAACATGGAGCTACATACTGCCTCCGGACTGA
- a CDS encoding acyltransferase encodes MSHSLPRTPLVDALKALASQFIVLHHLAAYGPMSEFGSEHAAGLFDWLYCNARMAVQVFFVVGGFLAARTLAPKGVAAFSSPSAVLWRRYCRLAVPYIAAILLSIAVAGVTRDWMDHDFVPAAPTLAQFAAHAVLLHDILRFESLSAGVWYVAIDFQLFALLVAVLCLGRIAHGTKPAMQWAIPLLVLGLAIASLFYFNRDPDWDACALYFMASYGLGILAYWTVNRTLSPFWLVVLVVLAVLSVAMDFRPRLLVALTAALVLAMASGTRTFEHWRPAPWLSFLGRISYSVFLVHFPVCILVNAVVFRYFQADPAANIVGLLVAWASSISAGWLLYEMVERRTMRVTGTDRSRSGTAAAPL; translated from the coding sequence GTGAGCCACTCCCTCCCGCGCACGCCGCTCGTCGATGCCCTTAAGGCATTGGCGTCACAGTTCATCGTGTTGCACCACCTCGCCGCCTATGGACCCATGTCCGAATTCGGATCCGAGCATGCTGCCGGGCTGTTCGACTGGCTGTACTGCAACGCGCGCATGGCGGTGCAGGTGTTTTTCGTCGTGGGGGGATTCCTCGCCGCAAGAACCCTGGCACCGAAAGGTGTCGCTGCGTTCTCGTCCCCGTCGGCAGTGCTCTGGCGCCGCTACTGCAGGCTCGCTGTCCCGTACATTGCAGCGATTCTTCTCAGCATCGCCGTTGCCGGCGTCACCCGCGACTGGATGGACCACGACTTTGTACCGGCAGCGCCCACGTTGGCGCAGTTCGCGGCGCACGCCGTTCTGCTGCACGACATCCTCCGCTTTGAATCGCTCTCTGCCGGCGTCTGGTATGTTGCGATCGACTTCCAGCTCTTCGCGCTGCTCGTCGCCGTGCTGTGTCTTGGCCGCATCGCACACGGCACGAAACCGGCGATGCAATGGGCGATACCCCTGCTGGTGCTCGGGCTCGCAATCGCTTCCCTCTTCTATTTCAATCGCGATCCGGACTGGGACGCTTGCGCGCTCTATTTCATGGCATCCTATGGTCTTGGCATTCTCGCTTACTGGACTGTCAATCGCACCCTTTCCCCGTTCTGGCTGGTCGTTCTGGTGGTTCTCGCGGTGCTCTCGGTCGCGATGGATTTCCGGCCGCGTCTGCTCGTCGCGCTGACGGCAGCCCTCGTGCTCGCCATGGCTTCCGGAACGCGCACCTTCGAGCATTGGCGGCCTGCGCCCTGGCTGTCGTTTCTGGGACGCATTTCCTACTCCGTGTTCCTGGTTCACTTTCCCGTGTGCATACTCGTGAACGCGGTAGTCTTTCGCTATTTCCAGGCCGATCCTGCGGCCAACATCGTCGGGCTTCTGGTTGCGTGGGCGAGCAGCATAAGCGCGGGTTGGCTGCTTTACGAAATGGTCGAGCGACGAACGATGCGCGTCACCGGCACAGACCGTTCGCGTTCCGGGACCGCAGCGGCCCCACTATGA
- a CDS encoding DUF1499 domain-containing protein, translating into MGISVHSTARLGITAGLALALQGCAYAQAPGAKSGLLAACPDHRNCVNSDATDPRHAIAPLRLKVPAAEAWADLKHLLEAMPDVGIVRATPDYLSAEFSTGWFRFTDDVEFLLRAQQAEIAVRSASRVGYYDLGVNRERIEKLRAKLREKGMVE; encoded by the coding sequence ATGGGAATTTCGGTCCACTCCACGGCCCGCCTGGGCATCACGGCCGGACTCGCACTCGCGCTGCAGGGCTGTGCATACGCCCAGGCTCCGGGCGCAAAATCCGGCTTGCTCGCAGCCTGCCCGGATCACAGGAATTGCGTCAACAGCGACGCAACCGATCCCCGGCACGCCATCGCGCCGCTGCGCCTCAAAGTTCCGGCGGCAGAGGCGTGGGCCGACCTCAAACACCTGCTCGAAGCCATGCCCGATGTCGGGATCGTGCGCGCCACACCCGACTACCTCAGTGCGGAATTCTCCACGGGATGGTTTCGCTTTACCGATGACGTGGAATTCCTCCTGCGCGCACAGCAGGCCGAGATCGCCGTGCGCTCGGCTTCCCGCGTCGGCTACTACGATCTCGGCGTCAATCGCGAACGCATCGAGAAACTGAGGGCAAAGTTGCGCGAGAAGGGGATGGTCGAGTAG
- the trmB gene encoding tRNA (guanosine(46)-N7)-methyltransferase TrmB, translating into MEPGTDIRPIRSYVLRQGRISNAQQRACAELLPRYGIPFRAAHLDLDAEFGRPAPRLLEIGFGMGETTAAIATAHPENDYLGIEVHSPGVGSLLKLIAERGLRNVRVIQHDAVEVLQAMIPPAALHGVHIFFPDPWPKSRHHKRRLIQPPFVALLTERLQPGGYLHVATDWAPYAAQVLTVLTAHPGLANSASGYAPRPEYRPLTKFEQRGLRLGHAVHDIVFRRI; encoded by the coding sequence ATGGAACCAGGAACCGACATCCGCCCGATTCGAAGCTACGTCCTCCGCCAGGGACGCATCTCGAATGCTCAGCAGCGCGCCTGCGCCGAACTGCTGCCGCGCTACGGCATCCCGTTCCGGGCGGCACATCTCGATCTCGATGCTGAATTCGGTCGCCCGGCGCCCAGGTTGCTCGAGATCGGATTCGGCATGGGCGAGACCACTGCGGCCATCGCAACGGCCCATCCCGAGAACGACTATCTCGGTATCGAGGTCCATTCACCCGGCGTCGGCAGTCTGCTCAAGCTGATCGCGGAGCGCGGTCTTCGCAACGTGCGTGTGATTCAGCACGATGCGGTCGAGGTGCTGCAGGCGATGATTCCGCCTGCCGCGCTTCACGGAGTGCACATCTTTTTTCCGGATCCCTGGCCGAAGTCGCGGCACCACAAGCGACGCCTGATTCAGCCGCCCTTCGTCGCTTTGCTGACGGAGCGCCTGCAGCCGGGCGGATACCTGCACGTGGCCACCGACTGGGCGCCTTACGCCGCGCAAGTGCTGACCGTACTCACCGCCCATCCGGGTCTCGCGAACAGCGCCAGCGGCTATGCGCCTCGCCCGGAGTATCGCCCGCTCACCAAGTTCGAGCAGCGCGGACTACGGCTGGGACATGCCGTTCACGACATCGTCTTCCGGCGCATCTAG